In Chryseobacterium camelliae, one DNA window encodes the following:
- a CDS encoding NIL domain-containing protein, with the protein MIRSDRELHVLQNPPLQETKELILEIELNGKMKLEHLMNAMYRKFGICHRVLSAQIEYMDGRDFGYVQLYIDVSPEDHRRLEHYLVQNRLLSTSVEYTCRKYT; encoded by the coding sequence ATGATAAGATCTGACCGCGAACTGCATGTGCTGCAAAATCCGCCTCTACAGGAAACCAAAGAATTGATACTCGAAATCGAGCTGAACGGTAAAATGAAGCTGGAGCATCTGATGAATGCTATGTACCGTAAGTTCGGAATCTGCCACAGGGTCTTATCTGCGCAGATAGAGTATATGGATGGCCGTGATTTCGGATATGTGCAGCTGTACATCGATGTAAGTCCGGAAGATCATCGTCGGCTGGAGCATTATCTGGTACAGAACAGGTTGCTGAGTACTTCAGTAGAATATACCTGCCGGAAATATACCTGA
- a CDS encoding YiiX/YebB-like N1pC/P60 family cysteine hydrolase: MRRTLRKNSLLRFFLTVCMTAALYSCRNSRVTDLKNGDLLFVTAKPTGLSGAINNVTQKQEQASFDHIGILAWYGRHPYVLHAAPEGGSQKQPLEDFLKDQSDEGQKVVLYRLKPPYRKAIPAALERAVSMTGKPYNFNYILNENSYYCSDFVERAFRKDHIFKLEPMTFIDPKTGKTNEFWHKFYQQRGVKVPEGQPGCNPNGLAGSEKLERIREL; the protein is encoded by the coding sequence ATGAGAAGAACTTTAAGAAAAAATAGCCTGCTGAGATTCTTCCTGACTGTCTGTATGACAGCGGCTTTGTACAGCTGCAGGAATTCGCGGGTTACGGACCTGAAAAACGGTGACTTGCTGTTTGTAACGGCAAAGCCGACCGGACTTTCCGGTGCCATCAATAATGTAACCCAAAAGCAGGAACAGGCTTCCTTTGACCATATCGGGATTCTTGCCTGGTACGGTCGCCACCCTTATGTACTGCATGCGGCACCAGAAGGCGGTTCCCAAAAACAGCCCCTGGAAGATTTCCTGAAGGACCAGTCTGATGAAGGGCAAAAAGTGGTGTTGTACCGATTAAAACCTCCATATCGTAAAGCCATACCTGCTGCACTGGAAAGAGCAGTTTCAATGACAGGCAAGCCTTATAATTTCAACTATATTCTTAATGAAAATTCCTACTACTGTTCAGATTTTGTTGAACGGGCATTCAGGAAGGATCATATCTTCAAACTGGAGCCAATGACTTTTATCGATCCAAAAACCGGAAAGACCAATGAATTCTGGCATAAATTCTATCAACAGCGGGGTGTGAAAGTTCCTGAGGGCCAGCCTGGCTGTAATCCAAACGGGTTGGCGGGTTCGGAAAAATTGGAAAGAATCCGGGAATTGTAG
- a CDS encoding pyridoxal phosphate-dependent aminotransferase, translated as MPNISNRALHMPPSPVRKLVPFALQAKQKGIKVYHLNIGQPDIETPETALNALKNIDLKVLEYALSEGNLEYRKALTEYYHSLSFTDLTPDNFIVTNGGSEALNFAISTLCDDGDEVIIPEPYYANYNGFTSTFNVNVVAVPSSIDTGFALPPIEDFEKKITARTRAIVICNPGNPTGYLYTREELQKLAEIALKYDIVVISDEVYREYVYDGKQQISMLAFPELSENCIIIDSESKRYSMCGVRIGSMITRSKKIRDAAMLFAQARLSPVLLGQIAATAAHQNDGAYIRAVREEYTHRRNVLVDLLNAIPGVICPKPKGAFYCVAELPVDDTEKFAQWLLESYSNTNRDTIMVAPAGGFYSDPELGKKQVRIAYVLKEEDLRRSVEILKDALEKYKVKFSL; from the coding sequence ATGCCGAACATTTCAAACAGAGCACTGCACATGCCACCTTCACCGGTAAGAAAACTGGTTCCCTTCGCTTTACAGGCCAAGCAAAAAGGAATAAAAGTATATCACCTCAACATCGGTCAGCCCGATATTGAAACTCCGGAAACGGCTTTGAATGCTTTAAAGAACATTGATTTAAAAGTATTGGAATATGCATTGTCCGAAGGAAATCTGGAATACAGGAAAGCTCTTACCGAATATTATCATTCATTGAGTTTTACAGATTTGACGCCAGACAATTTCATCGTGACCAATGGTGGATCTGAGGCCCTGAATTTTGCGATCTCAACGTTATGCGATGACGGGGATGAAGTGATTATTCCTGAACCCTATTACGCCAATTACAACGGATTTACCAGCACATTCAATGTAAATGTGGTAGCTGTACCTTCAAGCATCGACACAGGTTTTGCCCTTCCTCCGATTGAAGATTTCGAGAAAAAGATCACCGCAAGAACAAGAGCCATCGTGATCTGTAACCCAGGGAATCCTACCGGTTACCTGTACACCCGTGAAGAACTTCAGAAACTGGCAGAAATTGCCTTGAAGTATGACATTGTTGTGATTTCGGATGAAGTATACAGGGAATATGTATATGACGGCAAGCAGCAGATTTCCATGCTGGCTTTCCCTGAACTGAGCGAAAACTGCATCATTATTGACTCTGAATCCAAGCGATACTCCATGTGTGGAGTAAGGATCGGAAGTATGATTACCCGATCTAAAAAAATACGTGATGCTGCGATGCTGTTTGCCCAAGCCAGATTAAGCCCTGTACTCTTAGGTCAGATTGCAGCGACAGCCGCCCATCAGAATGACGGAGCTTACATCAGAGCCGTAAGAGAAGAATATACCCATAGAAGAAATGTACTTGTAGACCTTCTTAATGCTATCCCTGGTGTCATCTGCCCGAAACCGAAAGGTGCTTTCTACTGCGTGGCAGAACTTCCGGTAGATGATACAGAAAAATTTGCCCAGTGGCTTTTGGAAAGTTATTCCAACACCAACCGAGACACCATTATGGTTGCTCCGGCGGGTGGATTCTACAGCGATCCTGAACTTGGCAAGAAACAGGTAAGAATTGCCTACGTTTTAAAAGAAGAAGATCTGAGGAGAAGTGTAGAGATCCTAAAGGATGCACTTGAGAAATACAAGGTAAAATTCAGTCTTTAA
- the murA gene encoding UDP-N-acetylglucosamine 1-carboxyvinyltransferase, translating into MSGTFQIRGGKRLQGEITPQGAKNEALQILCAVLLTDDEVRINNIPDIHDVNRLIEILGDFGVRVTQNGKGDYTFKSDKVDFNYIKSDEFKKDGAKLRGSIMLMGPMLARYGEAYMPTPGGDKIGRRRLDTHFQGLVELGAEFHYDEEEYYYSLKAKELRGKFILLEEASVTGTANIVMAAVLAKGKTRIYNAACEPYLQQLCKMLNRMGANISGIGSNLLTIEGVEYLHGTEHTMLPDMVEIGSWIGLAAMTKSQITIKNVNWNQLGVIPNTFRKLGIELEQSNDDIYIPAQENYKIQKFIDGSILTVSDAPWPGFTPDLLSIVLVVATQAKGSLLIHQKMFESRLFFVDKLIDMGAQIILCDPHRATVIGLNQEAPLRGTTMVSPDIRAGNALLIAALSAEGKSIIHNIEQIDRGYENIDGRLKAIGADIERI; encoded by the coding sequence ATGAGTGGGACATTTCAAATACGGGGAGGAAAAAGACTGCAAGGTGAAATCACTCCACAGGGGGCCAAAAATGAGGCCCTGCAGATTTTATGTGCAGTATTGCTGACCGATGATGAAGTAAGAATCAATAATATCCCGGACATCCATGATGTCAACAGGCTGATTGAAATCCTGGGAGACTTCGGTGTTCGCGTTACCCAGAACGGAAAAGGCGATTACACCTTCAAATCAGATAAAGTAGACTTCAATTATATCAAGTCCGATGAGTTCAAAAAGGACGGTGCCAAACTGCGCGGTTCCATTATGCTGATGGGTCCCATGCTTGCCCGTTACGGAGAGGCGTATATGCCGACTCCGGGTGGAGACAAAATCGGACGAAGAAGGCTGGACACCCATTTCCAGGGCCTTGTGGAACTTGGTGCTGAATTTCATTATGATGAGGAAGAATACTATTATTCCCTGAAAGCCAAAGAGCTGAGAGGAAAGTTCATCCTTCTGGAAGAAGCTTCAGTAACCGGAACAGCCAATATTGTAATGGCTGCCGTCCTGGCGAAAGGGAAAACCAGAATCTACAATGCTGCCTGCGAGCCTTACCTTCAGCAGCTTTGCAAAATGCTCAACCGAATGGGCGCCAATATTTCCGGTATCGGTTCTAACCTCCTTACAATTGAAGGTGTTGAATACCTTCACGGAACTGAGCACACCATGCTTCCGGATATGGTGGAAATCGGTTCGTGGATCGGACTTGCTGCCATGACGAAATCTCAAATCACGATTAAAAACGTCAACTGGAATCAGCTGGGCGTGATCCCGAATACATTCCGTAAACTCGGCATCGAGCTTGAACAGAGCAATGACGACATTTATATCCCTGCTCAGGAAAACTATAAAATCCAGAAATTCATTGACGGATCCATCCTTACGGTTTCGGATGCTCCATGGCCGGGCTTCACACCGGATCTATTATCTATTGTGCTTGTAGTGGCCACACAGGCCAAAGGAAGCCTTCTTATCCACCAGAAAATGTTTGAATCTAGGCTATTTTTCGTGGATAAACTGATCGATATGGGCGCACAGATCATTTTATGCGATCCGCACCGGGCAACGGTAATCGGACTCAACCAGGAGGCTCCGCTCAGAGGTACCACCATGGTTTCCCCTGACATCCGTGCCGGAAATGCTCTTCTTATTGCTGCCCTTTCTGCAGAAGGCAAATCCATCATCCACAATATCGAACAGATCGACCGCGGCTATGAAAATATCGACGGCAGATTGAAAGCCATCGGTGCAGATATTGAGCGGATTTAA
- a CDS encoding DUF1801 domain-containing protein encodes MQTTALSAEEYLSQIPEERQDIFKKLFDTIHTHLPEGFKFGMGYGMPGWGVQLELYPAGYHCSPGTPLPFISIASQKNFIALYHMGMYAQPELLEWFTNEYPKYSKRKLDMGKSCVRFKKMDDIPMELIAELCKKVTVQDWIEYYEKNFKKK; translated from the coding sequence ATGCAGACTACAGCTTTATCGGCAGAAGAATACCTGTCACAGATCCCTGAAGAACGGCAGGACATCTTCAAAAAACTTTTTGATACGATCCATACCCACCTTCCTGAAGGATTCAAGTTCGGGATGGGTTATGGAATGCCGGGTTGGGGTGTCCAGCTGGAGCTATATCCTGCGGGTTACCATTGTAGTCCCGGTACGCCATTGCCGTTTATCAGTATTGCTTCACAGAAAAATTTCATTGCACTGTATCATATGGGAATGTATGCCCAGCCCGAGCTCCTGGAATGGTTCACCAACGAATATCCTAAATATTCAAAACGGAAGCTTGATATGGGGAAGTCCTGCGTCAGGTTTAAAAAGATGGATGATATTCCCATGGAACTGATTGCCGAACTCTGTAAGAAAGTCACCGTCCAGGACTGGATTGAATATTATGAGAAGAACTTTAAGAAAAAATAG